From a region of the Arachis ipaensis cultivar K30076 chromosome B09, Araip1.1, whole genome shotgun sequence genome:
- the LOC107618688 gene encoding V-type proton ATPase subunit E, whose product MNDADVSKQIQQMVNFIRQEAEEKANEISVSAEEEFNIEKLQLVEAEKKKIRQEYERKQKQVEVRKKIEYSMQLNASRIKVLQAQDEVVGSMKEAAAKELLNVNHHHHVYRNLLKELIVQSLLRLKEPSVLLRCRKEDVHSVEHVLDSAAQEYADKANVHPPEIIVDREVYLPPAPSHHNDHEPYCSGGVVLASRDGKIVCENTLDARLDVVFRKKLPEIRKLLFGQVAA is encoded by the exons ATGAACGACGCAGATGTCTCCAAGCAGATCCAGCAGATGGTTAACTTCATCCGCCAGGAAGCGGAGGAGAAAGCCAACGAGATCTCCGTCTCCGCTGAAGAA GAATTCAACATCGAGAAGCTTCAGTTGGTTgaagcagagaagaagaagatcagGCAGGAGTACGAGCGTAAACAGAAGCAAGTCGAAGTTCGCAAGAAGAT TGAGTACTCGATGCAGTTGAATGCTTCTCGCATAAAAGTTCTTCAAGCTCAAGATGAGGTGGTTGGTTCCATGAAAGAAGCTGCGGCCAAGGAGCTTTTGAATGTGAACCATCATCACCATGTGTACAGAAACCTTCTGAAAGAACTCATTGTTCAG AGTTTGCTAAGGCTGAAAGAACCTTCTGTCTTACTGAGATGTCGGAAAGAAGATGTACACTCGGTAGAGCATGTATTGGACTCAGCTGCACAGGAGTATGCTGACAAAGCAAATGTTCATCCCCCAGAGATCATTGTTGACCGCGAGGTGTATCTTCCACCTGCACCCAGCCATCACAACGATCATGAACCTTACTG CTCTGGTGGGGTTGTATTGGCTTCCCGAGATGGAAAGATTGTGTGTGAAAATACACTTGATGCACGACTGGATGTGGTGTTCCGTAAAAAGCTTCCTGAG ATCCGAAAGCTGCTCTTTGGACAAGTTGCTGCTTGA